A single region of the Marinobacter salinisoli genome encodes:
- a CDS encoding wax ester/triacylglycerol synthase family O-acyltransferase produces the protein MRQLSELDASFLYLESETTPMHIGGIYLFDASEQTTPLTYSTFVAYLRSRLHVVPVFRQRMKEIPMRLGRPYWIDDADFSIERHLAYVNLGGNSSRANLTSLASKIMEEPLKRDRPLWHITFVDGFHLDEASEGQGFALIVKLHHAAIDAFSGEDIISKLLEYTPEPRPIHPPRPWHPRPAPSEERVMIQAGANLLKTPFQLTSLAFNAMEATTRGVIQKQLRKLPMPFPLFSAPHSPFNRQVTANRQIISVSVALSRLKAIKANLGSVTLNDVVLGLCAESLRRYMNAQGADGSKSLVAMTPISVRSSSLRRATGNQMSAMLLDLSTTEHNPAIRIRNIHRNAVVSEPYREAIAADRLTELLPSTLLALSARLYSELQVAQRYQPAFNLPITNVPGPQVPLYLQGARLIQQYNTAPLFDGLGLVIVAVSYQGQLTVNFTLCPDVVPEGESLASYVEQSLSAIEAAAADLGNEDSQETAADHAQSTLTDDVLNALEGALKKAIHRIRP, from the coding sequence ATGCGTCAGCTGTCGGAACTGGATGCCTCGTTTCTGTATCTGGAATCAGAAACCACCCCGATGCATATCGGCGGAATTTACCTGTTTGATGCCAGCGAGCAGACAACCCCGCTGACCTACAGCACGTTCGTGGCCTACCTTCGCAGCCGGCTGCATGTCGTCCCGGTGTTCCGCCAGCGGATGAAGGAAATCCCCATGCGCCTTGGCCGTCCCTACTGGATTGATGATGCCGATTTCAGTATCGAGCGCCATCTGGCCTACGTAAATCTGGGCGGCAACAGCAGCCGCGCCAACCTGACCAGCCTGGCGTCGAAAATCATGGAAGAACCGCTGAAGCGGGATCGCCCCCTTTGGCACATCACCTTTGTGGATGGCTTCCATCTGGACGAAGCATCCGAAGGCCAGGGCTTCGCCCTGATCGTCAAACTGCACCACGCCGCTATCGACGCCTTCAGCGGCGAAGACATCATCAGCAAATTGCTCGAGTACACCCCGGAGCCCCGCCCTATCCATCCACCACGGCCCTGGCACCCACGCCCGGCACCGTCAGAGGAGCGGGTAATGATACAGGCCGGCGCCAACCTGCTGAAAACACCGTTCCAGCTCACATCACTGGCGTTCAATGCCATGGAGGCCACGACACGGGGCGTAATCCAGAAACAGTTGCGCAAACTGCCCATGCCGTTTCCGCTGTTTTCGGCGCCCCACAGCCCGTTTAACCGCCAGGTGACCGCCAATCGTCAGATCATCTCGGTCAGCGTGGCGCTGTCGCGACTCAAAGCCATCAAGGCGAACCTCGGCAGTGTGACTCTCAATGACGTCGTATTGGGTCTGTGCGCTGAATCCTTGCGGCGCTACATGAACGCTCAGGGCGCGGATGGCAGCAAGTCTCTGGTGGCGATGACCCCGATTTCCGTGCGCTCCAGCAGCCTGCGCAGGGCGACCGGCAACCAGATGTCGGCCATGCTGCTCGACCTATCCACCACCGAGCACAATCCGGCAATCCGGATTCGCAATATCCATCGCAATGCGGTGGTTTCCGAGCCCTACCGTGAGGCTATTGCGGCAGACCGGCTGACAGAGTTACTGCCCTCTACCCTGCTGGCGTTATCGGCTCGACTCTACTCAGAACTGCAGGTGGCGCAGCGCTATCAGCCAGCCTTCAACCTGCCGATCACGAATGTGCCCGGGCCTCAGGTTCCCCTGTACCTGCAGGGCGCCCGCCTGATCCAGCAGTACAACACAGCCCCCCTGTTCGACGGGCTGGGACTGGTAATCGTCGCGGTCAGCTACCAGGGTCAGCTGACGGTCAACTTCACGCTGTGCCCGGACGTGGTACCGGAAGGGGAATCGCTGGCGTCGTATGTGGAGCAAAGCCTGTCGGCAATCGAGGCGGCCGCTGCCGATCTCGGCAACGAAGACAGTCAGGAAACAGCGGCGGATCACGCTCAGTCGACGCTCACCGATGACGTGCTGAACGCACTGGAAGGGGCGCTAAAAAAGGCCATTCACCGGATCAGGCCTTAA
- a CDS encoding LysR substrate-binding domain-containing protein: MHTAITIDALKVLDAIDRKGSFAGAAGELFRVPSAISYTVQKLEEDLDVAIFDRSGHRAALTPAGRYLLEEGRGLLEAAENLAHATRQVAQGWETRLRIGINSLLPAQSLFPALKAFCELGVPVDVQVVEEVFAGAWDALKDHRVDLVVGADHLSKPAGHYTTHILGEMPFEFAVAASHPLAGLSEPLTEENIARYPAAVAADTSRSLPHGHAGIFSRQRTLTVANVEQKIALQEAGLAVGWLPRGRIQEQLESGTLVSKAVAEPRPPVVLHLARHSEAKGKALMWFWDRLSTDPAITTWLAS; encoded by the coding sequence ATGCATACAGCCATCACCATCGACGCGCTGAAGGTGCTCGACGCTATTGACCGCAAGGGCAGTTTCGCAGGGGCCGCCGGCGAACTGTTCAGGGTACCTTCAGCCATCAGTTACACCGTCCAGAAACTGGAGGAGGATCTGGACGTTGCGATCTTCGATCGAAGCGGCCATCGGGCCGCACTCACCCCCGCTGGCCGCTACCTCCTCGAGGAAGGGCGGGGCCTGCTTGAGGCCGCCGAAAACCTGGCCCATGCCACCCGGCAGGTGGCCCAGGGCTGGGAAACCCGTCTGCGCATCGGCATCAACTCGCTGCTGCCCGCGCAGAGCCTTTTTCCCGCTTTGAAGGCGTTCTGCGAGCTTGGCGTACCGGTTGATGTGCAGGTTGTCGAAGAAGTCTTTGCCGGTGCCTGGGATGCGCTGAAGGACCATCGCGTCGACCTGGTTGTGGGCGCCGATCATCTGAGCAAGCCGGCGGGCCATTACACCACCCACATACTGGGCGAGATGCCGTTTGAGTTCGCCGTAGCCGCCAGCCATCCCCTGGCCGGCCTCAGTGAGCCGCTGACCGAGGAAAACATCGCCCGATACCCGGCCGCGGTGGCGGCAGACACCTCCCGCTCGCTGCCCCACGGGCACGCAGGCATCTTCAGCCGGCAACGGACCCTGACGGTTGCCAACGTCGAGCAAAAGATCGCCCTGCAGGAGGCCGGACTGGCTGTGGGCTGGCTGCCCCGAGGCCGCATACAGGAGCAGCTGGAGAGCGGCACCCTGGTGAGCAAAGCCGTGGCCGAACCACGCCCCCCGGTTGTGCTGCACCTCGCCCGACACAGCGAGGCCAAAGGCAAGGCTCTGATGTGGTTCTGGGACCGATTGAGCACCGATCCGGCCATCACCACCTGGCTGGCGAGTTAA
- a CDS encoding glutathione S-transferase family protein: MGLLVDGKWQDKWYDTDKTGGKFERESARFRNWVTDDGRPGPDGDGGFAAESGRYHLYVSMACPWAHRALVFRKLKALERHISVSVVSPDMLKNGWEFLSDHEAHRDHLYDSRFLHQIYTKAAADYTGRVTVPVLWDKHQETIVSNESAEIIRMFNSAFNDLEGVRADLDFSPQSLREDIDLVNERIYHTVNNGVYKAGFATAQDKYEQAYDELFETLDWLEQRLSDQRYLVGDQLTEADWRLFTTLIRFDAVYFGHFKCNRNRIADFPVLSAYLRDLYQVPGVADTVDMGQIKRHYYFSHTMINPTQVVPKGPALDLEAPHGRDRLS, encoded by the coding sequence ATGGGCCTGCTCGTCGATGGGAAATGGCAGGACAAGTGGTACGACACGGATAAAACCGGCGGAAAATTTGAGCGCGAGTCGGCACGGTTTCGCAACTGGGTGACCGACGACGGCCGCCCGGGCCCGGACGGTGACGGTGGATTTGCGGCCGAAAGCGGCCGCTACCACTTGTACGTGTCCATGGCGTGCCCCTGGGCGCACCGTGCTCTGGTGTTCCGAAAGCTGAAGGCTCTTGAACGTCACATATCGGTATCGGTTGTAAGCCCTGATATGCTCAAAAACGGCTGGGAATTCCTGTCGGACCATGAGGCGCACCGTGATCACCTGTACGACAGTCGCTTCCTGCATCAGATCTACACCAAGGCCGCTGCCGACTACACCGGGCGCGTGACAGTGCCGGTGCTCTGGGATAAGCACCAGGAAACCATTGTCAGCAATGAGTCTGCCGAGATCATCCGTATGTTCAATTCGGCATTCAACGATCTTGAAGGGGTGAGGGCTGACCTGGATTTTTCGCCGCAGTCACTGCGCGAAGACATCGACCTGGTCAACGAGCGCATTTACCACACCGTCAACAATGGTGTGTACAAAGCGGGCTTTGCTACTGCCCAGGATAAATACGAGCAAGCCTATGATGAGCTGTTTGAAACCCTGGATTGGCTTGAGCAGCGGCTGAGTGACCAGCGCTATCTGGTCGGAGATCAGTTGACGGAAGCCGATTGGCGGCTATTTACCACGTTGATTCGGTTCGATGCCGTGTATTTCGGGCATTTCAAGTGTAATCGCAACAGAATCGCGGACTTTCCGGTGCTCTCGGCTTATTTGCGGGACCTTTATCAGGTGCCCGGCGTGGCGGATACGGTCGATATGGGGCAGATCAAGCGTCACTATTACTTCAGTCACACCATGATCAACCCCACTCAGGTGGTGCCCAAAGGGCCCGCGTTGGACCTGGAGGCCCCGCACGGTCGGGATCGACTCAGTTAA
- a CDS encoding polyprenyl synthetase family protein gives MTAQRIYDTVAEDFSRVNDLILERLGSNVPLVEKIAQYLIESGGKRLRPLLVLLSSQAAGYDKDDHLKLAAVIEFLHTATLLHDDVVDTSDMRRGRSTANARWGNAPSVLVGDFLYARAFEMMVELKSLAIMDVLSHATAVIAEGEVMQLMNVKNPNLTEDQYLKVIHDKTAKLFEAASHSGALLAGASDTQVQALRDYGRHLGLAFQLVDDVLDYRGDAQTMGKNVGDDLAEGKVTLPLIYAMTNGSDSDANLIRQAIRKGGLEDLSRIGEIVETSGALEYTMQKARDEAAKANECLNTLSASPHKTAMELLSELAVARVN, from the coding sequence ATGACAGCCCAGCGTATATACGACACCGTGGCCGAGGACTTCAGCCGGGTAAACGACCTGATTCTCGAGCGGCTTGGCTCCAACGTCCCCCTGGTGGAAAAGATCGCCCAGTACCTGATCGAAAGTGGCGGGAAACGACTCAGACCCCTTCTGGTACTGCTTTCCAGCCAGGCAGCCGGCTATGACAAGGACGATCACCTGAAGCTGGCGGCGGTGATTGAATTCCTGCACACCGCGACGCTGCTGCACGATGACGTCGTGGACACCTCGGACATGCGCCGGGGCCGCAGCACGGCCAACGCCCGCTGGGGCAACGCGCCCAGCGTTCTGGTCGGCGATTTCCTGTACGCACGGGCGTTCGAGATGATGGTGGAACTCAAGAGCCTGGCCATCATGGACGTGCTCTCCCACGCCACCGCGGTCATCGCCGAGGGCGAGGTGATGCAGCTGATGAACGTCAAGAACCCCAACCTGACGGAAGACCAGTACCTGAAGGTCATCCACGACAAAACCGCCAAGCTGTTCGAGGCTGCCTCCCATTCCGGCGCCCTCCTGGCCGGCGCCAGCGATACACAGGTTCAGGCACTGAGAGATTATGGCCGGCACCTCGGCCTGGCCTTTCAACTGGTCGATGACGTTCTGGATTACCGTGGTGATGCGCAAACCATGGGTAAAAATGTCGGCGACGACCTGGCCGAAGGCAAAGTAACCCTGCCCCTGATCTACGCCATGACGAATGGCAGCGACAGCGATGCGAACCTCATCCGCCAGGCGATTCGCAAGGGTGGCCTGGAGGACCTGTCACGCATCGGCGAGATTGTCGAAACCTCCGGCGCCCTTGAGTACACCATGCAGAAAGCCCGGGATGAAGCCGCGAAGGCAAATGAGTGCCTGAACACCCTTTCGGCCTCACCCCACAAAACCGCGATGGAGTTACTCAGCGAACTCGCGGTCGCGCGCGTTAACTGA
- the rplU gene encoding 50S ribosomal protein L21: protein MYAVIVSGGKQHRVKEGETLKLEKLEVETGASVDFDRVLLVADGDNVKVGAPVVDGAKVTAEVVSHGRHDKVNIIKFRRRKHHMKRQGHRQWFTEVKITGIKG from the coding sequence ATGTACGCAGTTATTGTTAGCGGTGGTAAGCAGCACCGTGTGAAAGAAGGCGAAACTCTGAAGCTGGAAAAGCTGGAAGTTGAAACCGGTGCCAGCGTTGATTTCGATCGCGTTCTGCTGGTCGCCGACGGTGACAACGTTAAGGTTGGTGCTCCGGTGGTTGACGGTGCCAAGGTTACCGCTGAAGTGGTTAGCCACGGTCGTCACGACAAAGTGAACATCATCAAGTTCCGTCGTCGTAAGCATCACATGAAGCGTCAGGGCCACCGTCAGTGGTTCACTGAAGTCAAGATCACGGGTATCAAGGGCTAA
- the rpmA gene encoding 50S ribosomal protein L27 yields MAHKKAAGSTRNGRDSESKRLGVKRFGGEAVSAGSIIVRQRGTRFHAGSNVGIGKDHTLFAKADGQVKFEVKGPQSRKFVSIVPAA; encoded by the coding sequence ATGGCTCATAAGAAGGCAGCAGGTAGTACCCGTAACGGTCGCGATTCCGAGTCGAAACGACTTGGTGTCAAGCGCTTCGGCGGTGAAGCTGTATCTGCAGGCAGCATCATCGTTCGTCAGCGCGGCACACGTTTCCACGCTGGTAGCAACGTAGGCATTGGCAAGGACCACACCCTGTTTGCGAAAGCAGACGGCCAGGTGAAGTTCGAAGTCAAAGGCCCGCAGAGCCGCAAGTTCGTGAGCATCGTTCCGGCTGCGTAA
- the cgtA gene encoding Obg family GTPase CgtA — MKFVDEATIIVEAGKGGHGCLSFRREKYVPKGGPDGGDGGDGGSVYLEADEALNTLIDYRFQRKHKAQNGEPGSGRNCTGTKGEDLVLPVPVGTTVVDMDTHEVLGDLTKIGQRLKVAQGGFHGLGNTRFKSSVNRAPRQTTKGSEGELRNLRLELKVLADVGLLGMPNAGKSTFIRSVSAARPKVADYPFTTLVPNLGVVSVQAHQSFVIADIPGLIEGAAEGAGLGIRFLKHLVRTRLLLHLVDVAPYDGSSPVESVRAIEHELEKFSETLANRDRWLVLNKVDMVAEEDRDAQCQAIVDELDWQGPVFRISALSGEGTKPLVQAVMRWIEEQAEEEAQNPEIAEREAARRRQMDEESRARIQAEREARRAAREDGNDDDDDDFDDDDYDVEVVYAPE, encoded by the coding sequence ATGAAATTCGTAGACGAAGCCACCATCATCGTTGAGGCCGGAAAAGGCGGGCACGGCTGCCTCAGCTTCCGGCGTGAAAAATATGTCCCCAAGGGTGGCCCCGACGGCGGCGACGGTGGGGATGGCGGCTCCGTATATCTGGAGGCGGATGAGGCGCTCAATACGCTGATCGATTACCGCTTCCAGCGTAAGCACAAGGCTCAGAATGGTGAGCCGGGCTCCGGGCGCAATTGCACGGGGACAAAAGGCGAAGATTTGGTTTTGCCGGTGCCGGTCGGTACCACGGTGGTCGATATGGATACCCACGAGGTACTCGGTGATCTGACCAAGATTGGTCAGCGCCTGAAGGTCGCTCAGGGTGGTTTTCATGGTTTGGGCAATACCCGTTTCAAGTCCTCGGTGAACCGGGCGCCGCGTCAGACCACCAAGGGGTCGGAAGGCGAGCTGCGTAACCTTCGGCTGGAGCTGAAGGTGCTGGCGGATGTTGGTTTGCTGGGGATGCCCAACGCGGGCAAATCCACTTTTATCCGGTCCGTATCGGCGGCTCGTCCCAAAGTGGCGGATTATCCGTTTACCACGCTGGTTCCCAATCTGGGTGTGGTCAGTGTGCAGGCTCATCAGAGCTTCGTCATTGCCGACATTCCCGGTCTGATCGAAGGGGCAGCCGAGGGCGCTGGACTCGGTATCCGGTTCCTGAAGCATCTGGTGAGAACCCGGCTGCTGCTGCATCTGGTGGATGTGGCGCCTTATGACGGCTCGTCCCCGGTGGAGTCGGTCAGGGCCATTGAGCATGAGCTGGAAAAGTTCAGCGAAACCCTGGCAAACCGTGATCGCTGGCTGGTGCTCAACAAGGTCGATATGGTGGCGGAGGAAGATCGCGACGCCCAGTGCCAGGCCATTGTTGACGAGCTTGACTGGCAGGGACCAGTGTTCCGTATTTCCGCGCTTAGCGGCGAAGGCACCAAGCCTCTGGTTCAGGCGGTGATGCGCTGGATTGAAGAGCAGGCCGAGGAAGAGGCCCAGAATCCGGAGATTGCCGAGCGCGAAGCGGCGCGACGCCGTCAGATGGATGAAGAGTCGCGAGCCCGTATTCAGGCCGAGCGCGAGGCTCGCCGGGCAGCTCGCGAAGATGGCAATGACGATGATGACGACGACTTCGATGACGATGATTACGACGTTGAAGTGGTTTACGCCCCAGAATGA
- the proB gene encoding glutamate 5-kinase, with translation MSERTQLRQARRLVIKIGSALLTNDGKGLDVASLGLWVDQIAELISGGVEVVIVSSGSVAEGMSRLGWSERPKQLHLLQAAAATGQMGLVQTWEAQFKRHGLHSAQILLTHDDLSDRKRYLNGRSTLRALLDVGVVPIVNENDTVVTDEIRFGDNDTLGALVANLIEADGLVILTDQLGLFDKDPRKHADASLVTECKASDASLDAMAGGGAGALGRGGMLTKLRAARLAARSGAFTVIAGGRIEHVITRLRDGEVLGTLLLPEQGRTAARKQWLASHLQTRGRLILDDGAVRMVCLNGRSLLPVGVKEVSGAFRRGEMVSCVNSSGKEVARGLVNYDAAEARSIAGQSSDRIVEVLGYASGEEMIHRDNLVVV, from the coding sequence ATGAGTGAACGTACCCAGCTGCGCCAGGCCCGTCGTCTGGTGATCAAGATCGGAAGCGCCTTGCTGACCAACGATGGTAAGGGTCTTGACGTGGCATCGCTGGGCTTGTGGGTGGATCAGATTGCCGAGCTGATCAGCGGCGGCGTTGAGGTGGTGATCGTTTCCTCCGGTTCCGTAGCGGAGGGTATGAGCCGGCTGGGCTGGTCTGAGCGGCCAAAGCAGCTGCATCTTTTGCAGGCTGCCGCAGCGACCGGTCAGATGGGGCTGGTGCAGACCTGGGAAGCGCAGTTCAAGCGTCACGGCTTGCACAGTGCGCAGATACTGCTGACTCACGATGATCTGTCCGATCGCAAGCGCTACCTCAACGGTCGTAGCACACTCCGTGCGCTGCTCGACGTGGGGGTCGTTCCCATCGTGAACGAAAACGATACCGTGGTCACCGATGAAATCCGCTTTGGCGACAACGATACTCTAGGAGCCTTGGTGGCCAACCTGATTGAGGCTGACGGGCTGGTCATTCTGACCGACCAGCTTGGGCTCTTCGATAAGGATCCCCGAAAGCACGCCGATGCTTCGCTGGTCACCGAGTGCAAGGCCAGCGATGCATCGCTCGATGCCATGGCAGGGGGCGGCGCTGGTGCCCTGGGTAGGGGCGGGATGCTGACCAAGCTGCGGGCGGCTCGGCTGGCCGCGCGCTCGGGTGCCTTTACGGTGATTGCTGGCGGGCGCATTGAGCATGTGATCACCCGGTTGCGAGACGGCGAGGTGCTGGGCACTTTGCTGTTGCCAGAGCAGGGGCGCACTGCCGCTCGCAAGCAGTGGCTGGCGAGTCATCTGCAAACCCGTGGCCGGCTGATTCTGGATGACGGCGCGGTACGGATGGTCTGCCTCAACGGGCGCAGTCTGTTACCGGTGGGTGTGAAAGAGGTGTCGGGCGCATTTCGCCGGGGTGAAATGGTGTCGTGTGTGAACTCCTCGGGCAAGGAGGTGGCCCGGGGGCTGGTCAATTATGACGCGGCTGAAGCCCGGTCTATTGCGGGCCAATCCAGTGACCGCATTGTTGAGGTTCTGGGCTATGCGTCGGGTGAGGAGATGATTCATCGCGATAATCTGGTGGTTGTCTGA
- the rpsT gene encoding 30S ribosomal protein S20, giving the protein MANSPQAKKRARQNEKNRKHNASLRSMARTYVKKVQATIEAGNYEEAQAAFQKAQPILDSMVNKGIFAKNKVARSKSRLSAKIKALKSA; this is encoded by the coding sequence GTGGCAAATTCCCCGCAAGCCAAGAAGCGCGCTCGTCAGAACGAGAAAAACCGCAAGCACAACGCAAGCCTGCGTTCCATGGCTCGTACCTACGTGAAGAAAGTACAGGCGACTATCGAAGCCGGTAACTACGAAGAAGCGCAGGCCGCTTTCCAGAAGGCCCAGCCTATCCTGGATAGCATGGTCAACAAGGGCATCTTCGCCAAGAACAAGGTTGCTCGCAGCAAGAGCCGCCTGAGCGCCAAGATCAAGGCTCTGAAGAGCGCGTAA